Proteins from one Dysgonomonas sp. HDW5A genomic window:
- a CDS encoding 2-oxoacid:acceptor oxidoreductase family protein, with product MVNEIIIAGFGGQGVLSMGKILAYSGLMEGKEVSWFPSYGPEQRGGTANVTVILSDGTISSPIVSEYDIAIILNQPSLDKFESQVKPGGILLYDPEGIPRAPKRTDIAVYKIEAMATAAELKNQKAFNMFVLGGLLKVCPIVTLEHVMMGLKKSLPERHHGMLPMNEQAILKGMEIVEEINKPA from the coding sequence ATGGTAAACGAAATTATTATAGCCGGATTCGGTGGACAAGGTGTATTATCGATGGGTAAGATTTTAGCTTACTCTGGTTTAATGGAAGGAAAAGAAGTTTCGTGGTTTCCGTCATATGGTCCCGAACAACGTGGAGGAACAGCTAATGTTACCGTTATATTGAGTGATGGAACAATAAGTTCGCCTATTGTCAGTGAGTACGATATTGCAATTATATTGAATCAGCCATCATTGGATAAATTCGAATCTCAGGTTAAACCGGGAGGAATTTTACTTTACGATCCCGAAGGAATTCCACGTGCACCTAAAAGAACCGATATTGCGGTCTATAAAATTGAGGCTATGGCTACTGCTGCTGAGCTTAAAAATCAGAAAGCTTTTAATATGTTTGTATTAGGAGGATTACTTAAAGTATGTCCTATAGTTACATTGGAACATGTAATGATGGGCTTAAAGAAATCTTTACCGGAAAGACATCATGGTATGCTTCCAATGAATGAGCAAGCTATTCTGAAAGGAATGGAAATTGTTGAAGAGATAAATAAACCCGCTTAA
- a CDS encoding thiamine pyrophosphate-dependent enzyme, whose protein sequence is MSTSIIDPKNLVYAKPVLMNETQMHYCPGCSHGVVHKLVAEVIDEMGLKEITIGIAPVGCAVFAYDYLDIDWQEAAHGRAPALATAVKRLNPDKMVFTYQGDGDLAAIGTAETIHAANRGENIAIIFINNGIYGMTGGQMAPTTLMNMKTSTTPNGRDTHENGYPLKITDLLAQLPGVCLATRHSVHTAAAVKKAKRMIAKAFQNSLDGKGTSIVEIVSTCSAGWKMSPAGANDWMVENMFPVYPMGDIKNI, encoded by the coding sequence ATGAGCACCAGTATAATAGATCCTAAGAATTTGGTGTATGCCAAACCCGTATTGATGAACGAAACCCAGATGCATTATTGCCCGGGTTGTTCGCATGGTGTTGTTCATAAATTAGTTGCGGAAGTAATTGATGAAATGGGCTTGAAAGAAATAACTATAGGTATAGCTCCTGTGGGCTGTGCCGTATTTGCATATGATTATCTGGATATCGACTGGCAGGAGGCTGCCCATGGTAGAGCTCCGGCTTTGGCAACAGCTGTAAAACGCTTGAATCCTGATAAAATGGTATTTACATATCAAGGAGATGGAGACTTGGCTGCCATAGGTACTGCCGAAACCATCCATGCAGCCAACCGGGGCGAAAATATTGCTATTATTTTTATAAACAATGGTATATATGGTATGACGGGTGGACAGATGGCTCCGACTACTTTGATGAATATGAAAACGTCGACTACACCCAATGGTCGTGATACTCATGAAAACGGTTATCCGTTGAAAATTACCGATCTTCTAGCTCAATTACCGGGAGTATGTTTGGCTACACGTCATAGTGTACATACTGCTGCTGCCGTAAAAAAAGCAAAAAGAATGATTGCCAAAGCTTTTCAGAATTCATTAGACGGAAAGGGTACTTCTATCGTAGAAATAGTTTCTACTTGCAGTGCCGGCTGGAAAATGAGTCCTGCAGGGGCAAACGATTGGATGGTAGAGAATATGTTTCCTGTATATCCTATGGGGGATATAAAAAATATTTAA